GCGTTTTCAGGTTGATCATAAGCACTCTCTCTGCTAAGTGACCCGGTTTGTCTTGCAATATCCTCCGCGCCTCTGCCACTAGCAGATGGGCTACTTGGAAGAGTCCCGTACGCGAAGCCCATGCATCGCGTGGTATTCCCCCTTGCGCCGCAAGACTCCGCTGCAGCGCACGCATCTCCCTACGGTCGCGTCCCGCCATGAGGCGTCGCGTATCTGCACACTGGGAGCACCCTTGTGAACCCGGTGTTACCAGAGGTCCGATCACGCCCTCGCCAAATGCAACGAAGCCGCGCAACCATGGGATGCCGGCTGGCTGCAGCAGTTCTTCCGCCTTTTGATGAACGTAAGGATGCCAAGCATCGTGCAGCACCAATGCCAAATCCACCGCTGCCGGCACTCCTGCTTCGAAATCCATTTGACGTACGATCTTGAATTGGGCTGATAGTTCTTCGTATACGCAGTCCGCCAACTCCCCGTCTCCCACAATCATAACGATGGCGCTCACCGGGTTCCCTCCTCTCGCAGCAACACGCCAAATACTCCTGCCATTTCCTCTTTCAAAAATGGTTCTACTGCCAGATCGAAGACCAAGAGCCGCTTATGGTTCCGTTTCAAGACCTGCAAGGCGGACTGCAAAACATCCGATTCTATCGCAGCTTCACAGGATGGGATCTCAAGGTTATGCGGAATCTTTTCTGCCAGACGCACAGACGAAACCTCCAACACTTGCGATGTGAAACTAGCCGGTTGGTTTTGTGCCTTCAACAGAGCTTGTTGCAATGCATCCCGCAACGCAAATGTTACATTCAAACCTACACCGCCATACCAGCGGTCATCCGTACCGACCCATACCACAGGGAATCCGCAAACGGCCTCTCCCAAGCCAATCATCGGCTCTGCCTTCATCGTCGTCAAAGCCTGCAAATAAAACTGGCAGCGTTTATCCTCTATGGCAGACAAATGTACTCGAGAGACAGACGACACCTGACTCGCCAATTGCTTGCCCATCTCCTCAGCCAGACACCTAAGCAACCCCCGACCTATGCCTTCCGCAAACGTTTCTCCCGCTCCGATGCCGATAAATTCCTGCGGTTCTGAGACGAAAAGGCGTGCCATTCGCGACACATACGCTTCAATTCCAGACAACCCTGCTGCCCGCCGAGCTCCCTCATGAGTCAGATCGGTACATACAATGTCCGACAACAGCGTAGTCGGCCCTTCGGATAATGGATCGATTGCCTGAACTCGACACTGAGAGAGAGGCAGTTGTTTTAAGTCTCCCTCCTCCCAAATATGAAAAATTCCGGATTCCGCAGATGTCAACCGGCCAAAGTAAGGAAGCAATCCGGTCTCACTTTTGCTTGATTTCCGCTCGAGCTGCAATTCGAAATCGTGAATCCGTTCAACAGCGGTACGCCCGTTCACAAGCGGATGGGGTACGAACGAATGCCATTTTCCTTCCAGAGTCTCTAGATTAAGCAGATAGAACGGATCACTTTGTTCCGAATCGTTCAATCCACTAATCTTTTTTAATAATTCAAACACGATCACGTTCGCTAACAGAGCTCCCGCTGTGGAAGAGAAGGTGTGCAGCTCTGGGTCTTTAGAAATCGCAGATTCGTGTACGCTGCGCCACGCTGACTCCCAGCAGCCCTCAGAGTCCGGATGTACAAGAGGACCCGCCATACCCGCCTGCTTCAGACAAACTGCAGGAAGAAACACCTTCTTCTCCTCCCTGCACACCGCATGAAGAGCCCGCAGCTCCTCGATATCTCCCTCCTGTGACACAAATAAAACCGAATCAAACGGCCTTACAGCCTCCCGCCAATTACGATTCCCCTCGGTTTGCAGAGTAATCTCCTCGATGACTACCTCGGGGTCCGTTTTACGGGCATGTGCCGCGAGTTCTAGCATCCGTTGCCGATCGGTCAGCTCTGAGCCCGAGACCAGCACGTGTAACTTGGGCAAACCGGATTCAAGCAGCGCGGAAATGACCGAGATCAGAAAGGGGCCAGAACCGACCGTCAATACCTTAGACTGCCGATACGACTGAAACCGGTACGCACCCGAATTACCGAAATGGTCCAAAAATTCAATTTGAGAAGCATACTTTTGAAGAATCTCTTCAGACAATAGATGTGGAGTGTCTTGGCTCGTGTCCCGAACAAACCCATTACGATACAACATTTCTGCAATTCCATATACCTGCTTCCGGTGTTGGTCCGGCAATCCGTCTGTCAAATCCTTCAACCTATGCTCCCCATTGAATATCGGTATCAATTTCTCAATCCACCGATCGATCCCTGCGCCTTCCATACGGAACGAACTTACGTTGTTTCGAAAATACACACTACCATTTGGATCAGGGAGAAAAAACGTATCCCTTTTCATCTTCAGTCGCATCGAAGGGTTCAAATTTGCCATTCTACTCCTCCTCCGGAAGCTGTTCTCAATCTGCTCAAACTCTTCACATGTAATCTTATGTACAGCTAATTGTCCCTCATGTCTTATTCTTTAAGAAAGCCCCTGCAGCAATGGCCTAGTTTGCTGTAGGGGCTTTTCTCTATCGGCAAGAAACAATTCAATATCCTTAGCGGTGGCAGTTATGGCAGTTATGACAGTTGTGACAGTTTTGACAGTTATGACAGTTCGAGCATCGGAAGCAACTGGTGCAATTGGAACAGTTAAAACAATTCGTGCAGTTAAAGCAATTGGTACACGTAAAGCAATTGGTACAGTTCGTGCAAAAGAAGACGCATAACCTAGCATCTTGCTGGCTTTGTACGTTCCAAGGTGTCACCTCACTTGCTGTGAACTCGGAAACCGTCAAATTCTGAAGATCATTTTGGAATTCATTCATTTACGAAAACCTCCGTTTAATAGATAGTTGTGTCGGCATCATACTCTTTGTGAATTCAGCCAATTATTCGACTACTCCATGACAACATATGAACTCAGCTCCGCACTTGTTACTGATTAAAATGCCTATTTCATTGTGAATTTTCAGGACAAAAAGGAGCCTAGCCAAGTTCAATTCGGCTGAGCTCCTTTTGCTTTTCGTTTTTGTTGATTTAACTTAGTCTACTTGAAATAATTTGATTTACAGCTCGTAACGCAGAAGAGATCGCACCTTCAATCCAACCGGGAAAAAGACTCGTACTATCGCCAGCAAAGTAAATCCTACCTTGTTCGGCAGACAGTGTTGGGAGCATTCGATTCATCTGTTTCGGCTTATACCAAGCATATGCACCTCGGGAGTAAGGATTATGATCCCAAGAAAAGACCGTCCCACCTTCATAATAATGCGACAGTTCAGGAAGCACCTGTTTGATTTCTGATACAGCTGAATGAAAATTACCAGCTTTAGATAGTTCTCGCGCCGATTCACCGGAGGAGTACGAACAAATTAGCCCCCTCCTTGATGTCGTTTGAGTGAATGTAGCATCAAGCAACCATCCAATTTTCAGATCCGTATTTACTGTAGTAAAGGAACTTAAGTTGTTCCAGAATCTAGTTCGGCTTTGTATGACGGTACGCGTAACGGAAGTGGAAAGTTGGTTTTGAATGACATCATTTTTTTCTTTGCTAAGTGGCGGGGAAA
Above is a genomic segment from Paenibacillus sp. HWE-109 containing:
- a CDS encoding putative thiazole-containing bacteriocin maturation protein; protein product: MANLNPSMRLKMKRDTFFLPDPNGSVYFRNNVSSFRMEGAGIDRWIEKLIPIFNGEHRLKDLTDGLPDQHRKQVYGIAEMLYRNGFVRDTSQDTPHLLSEEILQKYASQIEFLDHFGNSGAYRFQSYRQSKVLTVGSGPFLISVISALLESGLPKLHVLVSGSELTDRQRMLELAAHARKTDPEVVIEEITLQTEGNRNWREAVRPFDSVLFVSQEGDIEELRALHAVCREEKKVFLPAVCLKQAGMAGPLVHPDSEGCWESAWRSVHESAISKDPELHTFSSTAGALLANVIVFELLKKISGLNDSEQSDPFYLLNLETLEGKWHSFVPHPLVNGRTAVERIHDFELQLERKSSKSETGLLPYFGRLTSAESGIFHIWEEGDLKQLPLSQCRVQAIDPLSEGPTTLLSDIVCTDLTHEGARRAAGLSGIEAYVSRMARLFVSEPQEFIGIGAGETFAEGIGRGLLRCLAEEMGKQLASQVSSVSRVHLSAIEDKRCQFYLQALTTMKAEPMIGLGEAVCGFPVVWVGTDDRWYGGVGLNVTFALRDALQQALLKAQNQPASFTSQVLEVSSVRLAEKIPHNLEIPSCEAAIESDVLQSALQVLKRNHKRLLVFDLAVEPFLKEEMAGVFGVLLREEGTR
- a CDS encoding heterocycloanthracin/sonorensin family bacteriocin, encoding MNEFQNDLQNLTVSEFTASEVTPWNVQSQQDARLCVFFCTNCTNCFTCTNCFNCTNCFNCSNCTSCFRCSNCHNCQNCHNCHNCHNCHR